A genomic window from Sanguibacter antarcticus includes:
- a CDS encoding alpha/beta hydrolase: MAGTVPPPRFLENHGTAPHQGAEPGRSRTGSHGAHGRSTASTASWGPDILGPGYESRSLDLAPDDEGDVAATLVRYRPHGAVPSVRAVLYLHGWSDYFFQTQTAEVWHSLGSSFYALDLRKYGRSLRPGQTPGYVSTLRTYDEDLAAALDAIHADLGPHASIMLMGHSTGGLVAVLWAHRNPGATTGLVLNSPWLELQGSSVVRTVSAPAISQLARFQPKTPLPNIDPGFYARTIRRREGGEWDFDDRWRPMPAFPVRAGWLNAIIAGHAEVARGLTIAQPILMLASTRTMISARWHDQMRESDVVLDVELLARRAVQLGPTVTISRIAGGLHDLALSRTPARERYYGEIARWSSVYGWSQA; this comes from the coding sequence ATGGCAGGGACCGTGCCGCCGCCCCGGTTCCTCGAGAACCACGGCACGGCGCCCCACCAGGGTGCAGAGCCTGGTCGCTCACGCACGGGGAGCCACGGTGCGCACGGACGCTCCACCGCGTCGACGGCGTCCTGGGGGCCGGACATCCTCGGGCCCGGCTACGAGTCGAGATCCTTGGACCTCGCCCCGGACGACGAGGGTGACGTCGCCGCGACCCTCGTGCGCTATCGCCCCCACGGTGCTGTTCCGTCGGTGCGCGCCGTCTTGTACCTCCACGGATGGTCTGACTACTTCTTCCAGACCCAGACGGCCGAGGTGTGGCACTCTTTGGGGTCCTCGTTCTACGCCCTCGACCTGCGCAAGTACGGACGCAGCCTGCGGCCCGGACAGACACCTGGGTACGTCTCGACCCTGAGGACCTACGACGAAGACCTCGCGGCGGCGCTCGACGCGATCCACGCAGACCTCGGGCCGCACGCCTCGATCATGCTCATGGGCCACTCGACCGGTGGTCTCGTCGCTGTGCTCTGGGCGCACCGGAACCCAGGAGCGACGACGGGGCTGGTGCTCAACAGCCCCTGGCTGGAGCTCCAGGGCTCGTCCGTCGTCCGGACGGTCTCTGCTCCCGCGATCAGCCAGCTTGCCCGGTTCCAGCCCAAGACACCCCTGCCGAACATCGACCCCGGCTTCTACGCCCGGACCATCCGGCGACGGGAAGGCGGAGAGTGGGACTTCGACGACCGCTGGCGGCCCATGCCCGCGTTCCCCGTCCGAGCGGGCTGGCTCAACGCGATCATCGCGGGCCACGCGGAGGTCGCCCGAGGGCTCACGATCGCCCAGCCGATCCTCATGCTCGCCTCGACCCGCACGATGATCTCTGCACGATGGCACGACCAGATGCGCGAGAGCGACGTGGTCCTCGACGTCGAGCTCCTCGCACGACGTGCGGTCCAGCTCGGCCCGACCGTCACGATCAGCCGCATCGCCGGTGGGCTGCACGACCTCGCGCTCTCGAGGACTCCCGCGCGTGAGCGCTACTACGGAGAGATCGCCCGGTGGAGCTCGGTGTACGGCTGGTCGCAGGCGTAG
- a CDS encoding zinc-binding dehydrogenase: MLAVYADHFDATDPLAGLATGERPDPVEREGWTTVTVRATSLNHHDLWSLRGVGLRAEQLPMILGTDAAGVTDDGREVVLHGVIGADGHGVGPDETRTLLSEKYPGTFAERVSVPTHNLVDKPAALSFEEAACLPTAWLTAYRMLFRSAELTPGQSVLVQGAGGGLATAAIALGAAAGLEVIVTSRSETKRSAALALGASHALEPGARVPHRVDAVLETVGAATWSHSVRSVRPGGIIAVAGATSGDPSPAELTRIFFNEITVRGTTMGTRDELVSLLAFLVQADVRPTIDGTFPIGQAQDAFARLASGAQVGKIVLV, from the coding sequence ATGCTCGCCGTCTATGCAGACCACTTCGACGCCACCGACCCGCTCGCAGGGCTCGCCACGGGAGAGCGTCCCGATCCGGTCGAGCGCGAGGGGTGGACCACCGTCACCGTCCGTGCCACCAGCCTCAACCATCACGACCTCTGGTCGTTGCGCGGCGTCGGGCTGCGCGCCGAGCAGCTCCCGATGATCCTCGGCACCGACGCGGCCGGCGTCACCGACGACGGCCGCGAGGTCGTCCTCCACGGGGTGATCGGCGCCGACGGCCACGGAGTCGGTCCGGACGAGACACGGACACTCCTCTCCGAGAAGTACCCGGGGACGTTCGCCGAGCGTGTCAGCGTGCCGACCCACAACCTCGTCGACAAACCGGCTGCACTGTCGTTCGAGGAGGCTGCGTGCCTCCCGACCGCGTGGCTGACCGCCTACAGGATGCTCTTCCGGTCAGCTGAGCTCACTCCGGGTCAGAGCGTTCTCGTCCAGGGCGCAGGCGGAGGGCTCGCGACAGCGGCGATCGCCCTCGGCGCCGCGGCAGGCCTCGAGGTCATCGTCACGAGCCGCTCCGAGACGAAGCGCTCGGCAGCGCTGGCCCTCGGCGCGAGCCACGCGCTCGAGCCAGGTGCACGCGTCCCGCACCGTGTCGATGCCGTCCTCGAGACCGTCGGTGCAGCGACCTGGTCGCACTCGGTCCGGTCCGTCCGTCCAGGCGGCATCATCGCCGTCGCAGGTGCGACGTCTGGCGACCCGTCGCCCGCCGAGCTCACCCGGATCTTCTTCAACGAGATCACTGTGCGCGGGACCACGATGGGGACCCGGGACGAGCTCGTCTCGCTCCTTGCGTTCCTCGTCCAGGCGGACGTCCGGCCGACGATCGACGGCACCTTCCCGATCGGTCAGGCCCAGGACGCGTTCGCTCGCCTCGCATCGGGAGCGCAGGTCGGCAAGATCGTCCTCGTCTGA
- a CDS encoding maleylpyruvate isomerase N-terminal domain-containing protein, which translates to MTAGLDQISSALTSQWSRLRSWMVPLGDDLLGARDAPSSLDGWTTGELVAHLGRAMEALTVCTPAPEGTVPLTLAEYLGSYPERAHDISATTRELAQTIAAAPLDAVTSLAEQALARLADLGPDGDLVVQARRGPVTLRDMAMSRLIELVVHAHDLVTSLEGTADATGPNNPLERAATALVADELLDIVVRRGGWSLEVTDPTLWIRLATGRTPYNVDDLARAVSPTFTAGSVPDLGRTLPLF; encoded by the coding sequence ATGACAGCAGGCCTTGATCAGATCTCCTCCGCCCTCACCTCTCAGTGGTCGCGCCTCCGGTCGTGGATGGTCCCGCTGGGTGACGACCTCCTCGGCGCACGCGATGCACCGAGCTCTCTCGACGGTTGGACCACCGGCGAGCTGGTCGCCCACCTCGGACGCGCGATGGAAGCGCTGACCGTCTGCACGCCTGCGCCGGAGGGGACCGTGCCGCTCACGCTCGCCGAGTACCTCGGGAGCTACCCCGAGCGAGCCCACGACATCTCGGCGACGACCCGCGAGCTCGCACAGACGATCGCTGCTGCGCCGCTCGACGCGGTGACGTCGCTGGCCGAGCAGGCTCTGGCCCGGCTGGCCGACCTCGGCCCCGACGGCGACCTCGTCGTCCAGGCGCGCCGAGGGCCCGTCACGCTCCGTGACATGGCTATGTCACGCCTCATCGAGCTCGTCGTGCACGCACACGACCTGGTGACCTCGCTCGAGGGGACGGCTGACGCGACCGGTCCGAACAACCCGCTCGAGCGCGCGGCGACCGCTCTCGTCGCCGACGAGCTCCTCGACATCGTCGTCAGGCGAGGCGGATGGTCTCTCGAGGTGACCGACCCGACCCTGTGGATCCGGCTGGCGACAGGGCGCACGCCGTACAACGTCGACGACCTGGCCCGCGCCGTCAGCCCCACGTTCACCGCAGGCAGCGTCCCCGACCTCGGGAGGACGCTCCCCCTCTTCTGA
- a CDS encoding sensor histidine kinase: protein MTHPSPSTASRSTYHHEAFLWSGLDAFLARTVPFVLDATRSGFPVLVAVTASRETALRDALGTDAEAATFRTMNALGHNPARIIPAWVGFVAANRDVDVPLRGIGEPIWAGRRDTELTECQIHEAMLNVAIPSTAPLWLLCPYDVDSLPENVLDEARHSHPTLDDDLGGTTTNPDYRGSAHARALSRGDLPEPGARPDEMHVGRGDLGAVRALVSRHGHSAGLSPNQVDDLRLALTEVAANSLDHGGGHGLMRAWHEPGALVFEVRDGGTMTNLLAGRTVPRRDQARGRGLWLVNQLCDLMQIRSTDSGTVVRVYTWL, encoded by the coding sequence ATGACCCACCCGTCGCCGTCCACAGCGAGCCGCTCGACCTATCACCACGAGGCGTTCCTGTGGTCCGGCCTCGACGCCTTCCTCGCCCGGACCGTCCCCTTCGTCCTCGACGCCACCCGGTCAGGGTTCCCCGTGCTCGTCGCCGTGACAGCGTCGCGAGAGACCGCGCTGCGGGACGCGCTGGGCACCGATGCGGAGGCGGCGACGTTCCGCACCATGAACGCCCTCGGCCACAACCCCGCCCGCATCATCCCCGCATGGGTGGGCTTCGTCGCCGCGAACCGCGACGTCGACGTGCCGCTGCGCGGCATCGGTGAACCGATCTGGGCCGGTCGCCGCGACACAGAGCTCACGGAGTGCCAGATCCACGAGGCGATGCTCAACGTCGCCATCCCGAGCACGGCACCGCTGTGGTTGCTGTGCCCGTACGACGTGGACTCGCTCCCGGAGAACGTCCTCGACGAAGCCCGTCACAGCCACCCGACGCTCGACGACGACCTCGGTGGCACAACGACGAACCCGGACTACCGCGGGTCAGCCCACGCGCGTGCCCTCAGCCGGGGCGACCTGCCCGAGCCTGGTGCCAGACCGGACGAGATGCACGTCGGCCGGGGCGATCTCGGCGCCGTACGAGCACTGGTCTCCCGGCACGGGCACAGCGCCGGTCTGAGCCCGAACCAGGTCGACGACCTGCGGCTCGCGCTCACGGAGGTGGCCGCGAACAGCCTCGACCACGGCGGCGGCCACGGTCTCATGCGGGCGTGGCACGAGCCCGGAGCCCTCGTCTTCGAGGTGCGCGACGGAGGGACGATGACGAACCTGCTCGCCGGCCGGACCGTCCCACGCCGCGACCAGGCGCGCGGACGCGGCCTCTGGCTCGTCAACCAGCTCTGCGACCTCATGCAGATCCGCTCGACGGACAGCGGCACGGTCGTCCGCGTCTACACCTGGTTGTGA
- the metX gene encoding homoserine O-acetyltransferase MetX — translation MRTGPASPDEHDDRPRGPLTQPAGWDVPARDAGSSVHWSVMNHDPQRSLPGWTRGGVPPRAQSRRAHAPAFPVSGAWREGDPQGDRRFADIGALELEAGGIIPAVRVAYETWGTLNAAGDNAVLILHALTGDSHVRGAAGPGHQTAGWWNDMVGPGAPIDTDRYFVVAPNVVGGCQGTTGPSSIAPDGRPWGSQFPVVTVRDQVAAEIELSRMLGIDAWQFVVGASMGGLRVLEWAILGPEAGIAVESIGVIASAAQTSGDQIAWAHPQLTAIHADPRFRGGDYYEAAPGDGPHVGLGIARQIAHTTYRSAVELDERFGRIPQGGEDPMRGGRFAVQSYLDHHASKLARRFDANSYVVLTESMLTHDLGRDRGGVMTALRSITARTLVVAVETDRLFLPAESRRIADLVPGAEPAHVLRSDLGHDGFLIEFDQLGPLVVDFLARATRSGA, via the coding sequence GTGCGCACCGGTCCGGCGTCGCCCGACGAGCACGACGACCGCCCCCGCGGGCCGCTCACCCAGCCCGCAGGCTGGGACGTGCCCGCGCGCGACGCCGGATCCTCCGTACATTGGTCAGTGATGAACCACGACCCCCAGCGCTCGCTCCCCGGCTGGACGCGAGGCGGAGTGCCGCCACGCGCACAGTCGCGCCGTGCGCACGCCCCTGCGTTCCCCGTGAGCGGGGCATGGCGCGAGGGTGATCCTCAGGGTGATCGTCGGTTCGCCGACATCGGTGCCCTCGAGCTCGAGGCGGGCGGCATCATCCCCGCCGTGCGCGTCGCCTACGAGACCTGGGGGACGCTCAACGCCGCCGGCGACAACGCGGTGCTCATCCTGCACGCCCTCACCGGCGACAGCCACGTCCGCGGTGCAGCCGGTCCAGGCCACCAGACGGCCGGCTGGTGGAACGACATGGTCGGCCCGGGTGCCCCGATCGACACCGACAGGTACTTCGTCGTCGCCCCCAACGTCGTCGGAGGATGCCAGGGCACCACCGGCCCGTCGAGCATCGCGCCCGACGGTCGTCCCTGGGGCAGCCAGTTCCCCGTCGTGACCGTCAGGGACCAGGTCGCTGCCGAGATCGAGCTGTCCCGGATGCTCGGCATCGACGCGTGGCAGTTCGTCGTCGGCGCCTCGATGGGCGGTCTTCGCGTGCTCGAGTGGGCCATCCTCGGCCCCGAGGCGGGGATCGCGGTCGAGTCCATCGGTGTCATCGCCTCTGCCGCCCAGACCTCGGGAGACCAGATCGCGTGGGCCCACCCGCAGCTCACCGCGATCCACGCAGACCCGCGGTTCCGCGGCGGCGACTACTACGAGGCGGCCCCGGGCGACGGGCCGCACGTCGGCCTCGGCATCGCCCGGCAGATCGCTCACACGACCTACCGCAGCGCGGTCGAGCTCGACGAGCGCTTCGGCCGCATCCCGCAGGGCGGCGAAGACCCGATGCGTGGCGGACGGTTCGCGGTCCAGTCGTACCTCGATCACCACGCGAGCAAGCTCGCCCGACGTTTCGACGCCAACAGCTACGTGGTCCTCACCGAGTCGATGCTCACGCACGACCTGGGACGTGACCGCGGCGGAGTGATGACCGCGCTGCGGTCCATCACCGCCCGCACGCTCGTCGTCGCGGTGGAGACAGACCGGTTGTTCCTCCCTGCAGAGTCCCGACGGATCGCCGACCTCGTCCCCGGTGCAGAGCCGGCGCACGTCCTGCGCTCCGACCTCGGTCACGACGGCTTCCTCATCGAGTTCGACCAGCTCGGTCCTCTCGTCGTCGACTTCCTCGCTCGGGCGACACGCTCAGGCGCCTGA
- a CDS encoding bifunctional o-acetylhomoserine/o-acetylserine sulfhydrylase, giving the protein MSTPSWSFETRQIHAGQVPDPTTGARALPIYQTTSFVFPDAGVAADRFALQDLGPIYTRIGNPTQDVVEARIASLEGGVGALLVASGQAATTLAILNIAEAGDHVVASPSLYGGTYNLLRYSLAKLGVETTFVTDPHDPQSWRDAVRPTTKLFFGETIPNPQADILDIEAVAAVAHEVGVPLLVDNTVATPYLLRPIEFGADVVIHSATKYLGGHGSAIGGAIVDAGTFDYARYPERFPNYNTPDPSYNGLVYARDLGVDGVLGANLAYILKARVQLLRDLGPAVSPFNAFLIAQGIETLSLRVERHVANAEKVAAWLEARDDVLTVHYAGLESSPWHARAQKYTPRGAGAIVSFELAGGSDAGKAFVSALELHSHVANIGDVRSLVIHPASTTHSQLAPEDQLKSGITPGLVRLSVGLEHIDDILADLALGFASAEGAVAEQSA; this is encoded by the coding sequence ATGAGCACACCCAGCTGGTCCTTCGAGACCCGTCAGATCCACGCAGGCCAGGTCCCCGACCCGACCACCGGCGCCCGCGCCCTCCCCATCTACCAGACGACGTCCTTCGTCTTCCCCGACGCAGGGGTCGCCGCCGACCGGTTCGCGCTCCAGGACCTCGGACCGATCTACACACGCATCGGCAACCCGACCCAGGACGTGGTCGAGGCGCGGATCGCCAGCCTCGAAGGCGGGGTCGGCGCGCTCCTCGTCGCCTCCGGCCAGGCCGCGACGACGCTCGCCATCCTCAACATCGCTGAAGCCGGCGACCACGTCGTCGCGAGCCCCAGCCTCTACGGAGGCACGTACAACCTCCTGCGTTACTCCCTGGCAAAGCTCGGCGTCGAGACGACGTTCGTCACGGACCCGCACGACCCGCAGTCCTGGCGCGACGCCGTCCGCCCCACGACCAAGCTCTTCTTCGGGGAGACGATCCCCAACCCGCAGGCAGACATCCTCGACATCGAGGCCGTCGCAGCCGTCGCCCACGAGGTCGGCGTGCCGCTCCTCGTCGACAACACCGTCGCCACCCCCTACCTCCTGCGCCCGATCGAGTTCGGCGCCGACGTCGTCATCCACTCGGCCACGAAGTACCTCGGGGGCCACGGCTCCGCCATCGGCGGCGCCATCGTCGACGCCGGCACCTTCGACTACGCGCGGTACCCAGAACGCTTCCCGAACTACAACACCCCCGACCCGAGCTACAACGGTCTCGTCTACGCCCGCGACCTCGGCGTCGACGGGGTCCTCGGCGCCAACCTCGCCTACATCCTCAAGGCGCGCGTCCAGCTCTTGCGCGACCTCGGACCAGCCGTCTCGCCCTTCAACGCGTTCCTCATCGCCCAGGGCATCGAGACGCTCTCCCTGCGCGTGGAGCGCCACGTCGCGAACGCGGAGAAGGTCGCCGCGTGGCTCGAGGCCCGGGACGACGTCCTGACGGTCCACTACGCCGGGCTGGAGTCGAGCCCGTGGCACGCCCGGGCCCAGAAGTACACGCCCCGCGGCGCCGGCGCCATCGTCTCGTTCGAGCTGGCAGGCGGCTCGGACGCCGGCAAGGCGTTCGTGTCCGCGCTCGAGCTCCACTCGCACGTCGCCAACATCGGAGACGTCCGGTCCCTCGTCATCCACCCCGCGTCGACGACGCACAGCCAGCTGGCGCCCGAGGACCAGCTGAAGTCCGGGATCACCCCCGGGCTCGTACGTCTGAGCGTCGGCCTCGAGCACATCGACGACATCCTCGCCGACCTCGCCCTCGGATTCGCGTCCGCCGAGGGCGCCGTCGCCGAGCAGAGCGCGTGA